From one [Ruminococcus] lactaris ATCC 29176 genomic stretch:
- a CDS encoding pyridoxal phosphate-dependent aminotransferase, with translation MISKKMENMVANSSAIRAMFEEGNRLAKIYGAENVYDFSLGNPNVPAPEAVKKAMIDILNEEDPIVLHGYTNSNAGYEDVRQAVADSLNERFGTSFAAKNITMTVGAAGGLNVILKALLNPGDEVVVFAPYFGEYRSYTNNYDGVIVEISPDTATFQPKLDEFREKLSPKTKAVIVNTPNNPTGVVYSEETIKKLAAIMEEKQKEFGTEIYLISDEPYRELAYDGVEVPYLTKYYDNTIVGYSYSKSLSLPGERIGYLVIPDEVCDSEKLNAAANVATRILGFVNAPTLQQKVVKACLNEQTDISYYDRNREALYNGLKELGFECIKPEGAFYLFVKSPVADEKKFCNAAKKHNILLVPGSSFGCPGYVRMAYCVAYETIVNSLPKFKELAEEYK, from the coding sequence ATGATTTCAAAGAAAATGGAAAATATGGTGGCGAACAGTTCGGCAATCCGTGCGATGTTTGAAGAGGGAAACCGCCTTGCAAAAATTTATGGTGCGGAGAATGTCTATGACTTCAGCCTGGGCAATCCGAATGTACCGGCACCGGAGGCAGTGAAAAAGGCGATGATCGATATCCTGAATGAAGAGGATCCGATCGTACTTCACGGTTATACCAATAGCAATGCAGGATATGAAGATGTAAGACAAGCAGTTGCAGATTCTTTGAATGAACGCTTTGGCACTTCTTTTGCAGCAAAGAATATTACCATGACAGTAGGAGCAGCAGGCGGATTGAATGTCATCCTGAAAGCACTGCTCAATCCGGGAGATGAAGTGGTAGTATTTGCACCTTATTTCGGAGAGTACAGAAGTTATACGAATAACTATGACGGAGTGATCGTGGAGATCTCTCCTGATACAGCAACATTCCAGCCAAAACTGGATGAGTTCAGGGAGAAACTTTCCCCGAAGACCAAAGCAGTGATCGTTAATACACCGAATAATCCGACCGGTGTTGTGTACTCGGAAGAGACGATCAAAAAGCTGGCTGCCATCATGGAAGAAAAGCAGAAAGAGTTTGGCACGGAGATTTATCTCATCTCAGACGAGCCATACAGAGAGCTGGCTTATGACGGAGTAGAAGTTCCATACCTGACAAAGTACTATGATAATACGATCGTAGGATATTCATACAGCAAGTCCTTATCTCTCCCGGGAGAGCGTATCGGATATCTTGTGATCCCGGATGAGGTATGCGACAGTGAGAAGCTCAATGCAGCAGCAAATGTGGCGACGAGAATCCTTGGATTTGTAAATGCACCGACCCTGCAGCAGAAGGTAGTGAAAGCATGCCTGAATGAGCAGACCGATATTTCCTATTATGACAGAAACAGAGAAGCTTTATACAACGGACTGAAAGAGCTTGGCTTTGAGTGCATCAAACCGGAGGGAGCCTTCTATCTGTTTGTTAAGTCTCCGGTAGCGGATGAAAAGAAATTCTGTAATGCTGCAAAGAAGCATAATATTCTTCTTGTTCCGGGAAGTTCTTTTGGATGCCCGGGTTATGTGCGTATGGCATACTGCGTTGCATATGAAACAATCGTAAATTCCCTTCCGAAATTCAAAGAACTTGCGGAAGAGTATAAATAA
- the hisC gene encoding histidinol-phosphate transaminase yields the protein MAVRAELLKNIRQAEPYVPGEQPQNKVIKLNTNENPYPPAPGVERVLREMDTDRFRLYPDPAAEELTGCLAEYYGVDRDQVFVGVGSDDVLSMCFLTFFNSGKPVLFPDITYSFYKVWAELYKIPYETPALDEQFRIVKEDYYRENGGIIFPNPNAPTAIYEELDFIEDILEHNRDSIVIVDEAYIDFAGRSALELIDRYDNLIVTQTFSKARSMAGMRIGYAVSNPELIRCLNDVKYSFNSYTMNQTAIACGVEAVRDKEYFEEHVRKIIETREWAKEELHRLGFEFPDAKANFIFATHPQTDAGRLFEALKANDIYVRHWDSERIGQYLRITVGTREEMQVLFDFLTKYIKGE from the coding sequence ATGGCTGTAAGAGCAGAACTTTTAAAAAATATACGACAGGCAGAGCCTTATGTACCGGGTGAGCAGCCGCAGAATAAGGTGATCAAGCTGAATACAAATGAAAATCCTTACCCGCCTGCTCCGGGAGTGGAGCGGGTGTTGCGTGAGATGGATACAGACAGATTCCGGTTATATCCGGATCCAGCAGCAGAAGAACTGACCGGATGCCTTGCAGAGTATTATGGGGTAGACCGGGATCAGGTTTTTGTGGGAGTCGGCTCGGATGATGTATTATCTATGTGCTTCCTGACATTTTTTAATTCCGGGAAACCGGTATTATTCCCGGATATTACCTATTCTTTTTATAAAGTGTGGGCAGAGCTGTACAAGATTCCATATGAGACACCGGCACTGGATGAACAGTTCCGCATTGTAAAGGAAGATTATTACCGGGAAAATGGTGGAATCATTTTTCCGAACCCGAATGCACCGACCGCAATTTATGAAGAACTGGATTTTATAGAAGATATTCTGGAACATAACCGGGATTCGATCGTGATCGTGGATGAAGCATATATTGATTTCGCAGGAAGATCGGCACTGGAACTGATCGACCGTTATGATAATCTGATCGTGACGCAGACCTTTTCAAAAGCCAGAAGTATGGCTGGTATGAGGATCGGTTACGCAGTCTCCAATCCTGAATTGATCCGCTGTCTGAATGATGTCAAGTATTCTTTTAATTCTTATACAATGAATCAGACCGCGATTGCATGTGGTGTTGAAGCAGTCCGGGATAAGGAATATTTTGAGGAGCATGTTCGTAAGATTATAGAGACGAGAGAATGGGCAAAAGAAGAATTGCACCGGCTTGGATTTGAATTTCCCGATGCAAAAGCCAATTTCATTTTTGCAACGCATCCGCAGACAGATGCCGGCAGACTTTTTGAAGCACTGAAGGCAAATGATATCTATGTCAGGCACTGGGATTCAGAAAGGATCGGCCAGTATCTGAGGATTACAGTGGGTACAAGGGAAGAAATGCAGGTGTTATTTGATTTTCTGACGAAATATATTAAGGGAGAATAG
- a CDS encoding COG2426 family protein, which yields MSDVLINWFVTNLGGKVGKELILFIISMVPILELRGGLLAAGPAFLNIPMWRAIPVGIIGNLLPIPFILLLITKIFDWMKGTKRLKPVVEKLEKKAMSQSANIEKYEFWGLVAFVGIPLPGTGAWTGALIAALLGIRFRKAFPAIVIGVCLAACIMTIISYGIVGGIFG from the coding sequence ATGAGTGATGTATTGATCAACTGGTTTGTAACAAATCTCGGAGGAAAGGTTGGAAAAGAGCTGATCCTTTTTATCATCTCGATGGTTCCGATCCTGGAATTGCGTGGGGGACTGCTTGCGGCAGGACCGGCATTTCTGAATATCCCGATGTGGCGTGCGATTCCGGTCGGTATCATCGGAAATCTGCTGCCGATTCCTTTTATCCTGCTTCTGATCACAAAGATTTTTGACTGGATGAAAGGAACAAAGAGGTTGAAGCCGGTTGTGGAAAAGCTTGAAAAAAAGGCGATGAGCCAGAGTGCCAATATTGAAAAATATGAGTTCTGGGGGTTGGTTGCATTTGTGGGTATTCCACTTCCAGGCACAGGTGCCTGGACAGGGGCATTGATCGCAGCCCTGCTTGGAATCCGTTTCAGAAAAGCGTTTCCGGCGATCGTGATCGGTGTATGCCTTGCAGCATGTATCATGACGATCATTTCTTATGGAATCGTTGGAGGAATATTTGGTTAA
- the ispG gene encoding flavodoxin-dependent (E)-4-hydroxy-3-methylbut-2-enyl-diphosphate synthase, which produces MYRNQTKEIRIGDVVIGGNHPVAIQSMTNTRTEDVKGTVEQIHRLEKAGCEIIRCTVPTREAAEALKEIKKQIHIPLVADIHFDYRLAIAAIENGADKIRINPGNIGTKERVQAVVDKAKEYGVPIRVGVNSGSLEKPLIEKYGGVTAEGIVESALDKVHMIEEMGYDNLVVSIKSSDVLMCVKAHELIAEQCPYPLHVGITESGTVYSGNVKSSVGLGIILYEGIGNTIRVSLTGDPVEEIRTAKLILKTLGLRKGGIEVVSCPTCGRTRINLIHLANEVEKMVADIPLDDIKVAVMGCVVNGPGEAKEADIGIAGGIGEGLLIKKGQVIKKVKEEELLDTLRQELLNWNR; this is translated from the coding sequence TTGTATAGAAATCAGACAAAAGAGATTCGGATCGGTGATGTAGTGATCGGTGGGAATCACCCGGTTGCGATCCAGTCTATGACCAATACAAGGACCGAAGATGTAAAGGGTACTGTTGAGCAGATACATAGGCTGGAAAAAGCAGGATGTGAGATCATCCGGTGTACTGTTCCGACAAGGGAGGCAGCGGAAGCGTTAAAAGAGATCAAAAAGCAGATCCATATTCCGCTGGTTGCAGATATTCATTTTGATTACCGGCTTGCAATCGCAGCCATTGAGAACGGAGCCGACAAGATCCGGATCAATCCTGGAAATATCGGTACAAAAGAACGGGTTCAGGCGGTAGTTGACAAGGCAAAAGAATACGGTGTGCCGATTCGTGTCGGGGTGAACAGCGGATCACTGGAGAAGCCGTTAATTGAGAAATATGGCGGAGTCACCGCAGAGGGAATTGTAGAGAGTGCTTTGGATAAAGTGCATATGATCGAGGAGATGGGGTATGACAATCTGGTGGTCAGTATCAAGTCTTCGGATGTTCTGATGTGCGTCAAAGCACATGAACTGATTGCGGAACAATGTCCTTATCCGCTTCATGTCGGAATTACAGAATCCGGTACCGTATATTCAGGGAATGTAAAATCTTCTGTCGGACTGGGAATTATCCTGTATGAAGGGATCGGAAATACGATCCGTGTGTCTCTGACAGGAGATCCGGTGGAGGAGATCCGTACAGCAAAGCTGATTCTTAAGACTCTGGGACTCAGGAAAGGCGGAATCGAAGTCGTTTCCTGTCCGACCTGTGGCAGAACCAGGATCAATCTGATTCACCTTGCAAATGAGGTGGAGAAAATGGTTGCAGACATTCCACTGGATGATATCAAAGTTGCAGTTATGGGATGTGTGGTGAACGGTCCAGGAGAAGCGAAAGAGGCAGATATCGGTATTGCCGGTGGAATCGGCGAAGGACTGCTGATTAAAAAGGGACAGGTCATTAAAAAAGTAAAAGAAGAGGAACTTCTCGATACATTGCGACAGGAGTTGTTGAATTGGAACAGGTAA
- a CDS encoding PolC-type DNA polymerase III, which translates to MEQVKSEKVFFNVFPTLKVGNELQMLFSDVEVKKITTNSGRDFLHIHILCRHLIQKKQIWLMEQRIKEQLFGRAAVKIEIVEEFQLSELYTPQAILTEYRESLIEELRQTSVLAANMFARADLRFEEGNLIHLELLDTIVSEGRKEEIVTLVERVLRERFRIDAKLLVAYKETDQEGTREYDEQRIQQEINAIFERRARQRGEEPERAAENQEIGSDTKKRQAEPGEKAAGGKEKAAAGKEPSGRRKEFQKKEFKKKDYVRPLKLGDDPNLIYGRNFEDEPIRLDQVVEEMGEITFHGKIISLDTREIKNERTIIIFAVSDFTDTISVKMFIKNEQLAEILGSLKKGGFVKIKGVTTIDKFDGELTIGSVTGIKKIGDFTVKREDLNPLKRVELHCHTKMSDMDGVSEVKDIVKRAHDWGHPAIAITDHGVAQAFPDANHYIETLDKDDPFKVLYGVEGYVVDDLTKIAVHAGTQTLDDTYIVFDIETTGFSAIRDKIIEIGAVKVVNGEIVDRFSTFVNPQRPIPFEITNLTSITDEMVLEADPIENVLPQFLEFVGDGVLVAHNASFDVGFIEQNCRYQEIEYRFTYVDTVAMARVLLPTLSKYKLNLVAKTLGISLENHHRAVDDAGATAEIFVKFVEMLKKDHITDLKGINRFGERNVNAIRKMATHHIIILAKNDIGRYNLYQLISESHMTYYGRRPRIPKSLLNEHREGLVIGSACEAGELYKAILEERPAETIAELADFYDYYEIQPIGNNRFMIGSSKVKNVNSEEDLQEINRKIVELGEQFKKPVVATCDVHFLDPEDEVYRRIIMAGKGFDDADTQPPLFLRTTDEMLEEFAYLGSAKAREVVIDNPQKIAKMIEKISPVNPNKCPPVIQDSDQELRDICYRKAHEMYGEDLPVQVSSRLEKELNSIISNGYAVMYIIAQKLVWKSNADGYLVGSRGSVGSSFVATMSGITEVNPLSPHYYCEKCHYSDFDSEEVRAFAGGCGYDMPDRMCPKCGAKLIKAGFDIPFETFLGFKGDKEPDIDLNFSGDYQAKAHKYTEVLFGEGHTFKAGTIGTLADKTAYGFVKNYYEERGQRKRRCEIERVTEGCTGIRRSTGQHPGGIVVLPHGHSINEFTPVQHPANDMECGITTTHFDYHSIDHNLLKLDILGHDDPTMIRTLEDYITSDAMPNEYNAEHPFIATEIPLDDKRVIELFHGTEVLGIKPEDIDGCKIGSLGIPEFGTDFVIQMVQDTKPQTLSDLIRISGLSHGTNVWLGNAQELVKSGTATISTAICTRDDIMIYLINQGVESALAFTIMESVRKGKGLKPEWEEAMKAQNVPDWYIWSCKKISYMFPKAHAAAYVMMAYRIAYCKINYPLAYYAAYFSIRADAFSYEIMCQGREKLDYYMKDYKRRSDTLTKKEQDTMKDMKIVQEMYARGFEFVPVDLYKAKAKMFQIVDGKLMPSFASIEGMGDKAAEAVEEAGKDGPYLSLDDFRQRTKVSKTVIDLMSELGLFGNLPKSNQLSLFDF; encoded by the coding sequence TTGGAACAGGTAAAAAGTGAAAAAGTATTTTTTAATGTATTTCCGACGCTGAAAGTCGGGAACGAACTGCAGATGCTCTTTTCGGATGTAGAAGTTAAGAAGATCACGACTAATTCAGGTCGTGATTTTCTGCATATACATATCCTTTGCAGGCATCTGATACAGAAGAAGCAGATCTGGCTGATGGAACAGCGGATCAAGGAACAGTTATTTGGAAGAGCCGCAGTAAAGATCGAAATCGTGGAAGAGTTTCAACTGTCGGAGCTTTATACGCCACAGGCGATTCTGACGGAGTACAGGGAAAGTCTGATCGAAGAGCTGCGGCAGACCAGTGTACTTGCTGCAAATATGTTTGCAAGGGCAGATCTCCGGTTTGAAGAGGGAAATCTGATCCACCTGGAACTGCTGGACACGATCGTATCAGAAGGACGGAAAGAAGAAATCGTCACACTGGTGGAACGGGTTCTGCGGGAACGGTTCCGCATAGATGCAAAATTACTGGTAGCTTATAAAGAGACGGATCAGGAAGGCACAAGAGAGTACGATGAGCAGCGGATTCAGCAGGAAATCAATGCGATCTTTGAACGTCGTGCAAGGCAGCGTGGTGAAGAACCTGAGAGGGCAGCGGAAAATCAGGAAATAGGATCAGATACAAAGAAGAGGCAGGCCGAACCGGGTGAAAAGGCAGCAGGTGGAAAAGAAAAAGCTGCTGCAGGAAAGGAACCATCAGGCAGGAGAAAAGAATTTCAGAAGAAGGAATTTAAAAAGAAAGATTATGTACGCCCACTGAAGCTGGGAGATGATCCGAACCTCATCTATGGCAGGAATTTTGAAGATGAGCCGATCCGCTTGGATCAGGTCGTGGAAGAAATGGGAGAAATTACCTTTCATGGTAAGATCATCAGTCTGGATACCCGTGAGATCAAGAATGAACGGACGATCATCATTTTTGCGGTCAGTGATTTTACAGATACGATCAGCGTGAAAATGTTCATTAAAAATGAGCAACTGGCAGAGATTCTCGGAAGTCTGAAAAAAGGCGGTTTTGTCAAGATCAAAGGAGTCACTACCATTGATAAGTTTGACGGGGAACTGACGATCGGATCTGTCACCGGAATAAAAAAAATCGGTGATTTCACGGTCAAACGAGAGGATCTGAACCCGTTAAAGAGAGTGGAACTCCACTGCCATACCAAAATGAGTGATATGGATGGTGTTTCAGAAGTAAAAGATATCGTAAAGAGGGCTCATGACTGGGGACACCCTGCTATTGCGATCACGGATCACGGGGTAGCACAGGCATTCCCGGATGCCAACCACTATATTGAGACACTGGACAAGGACGATCCGTTTAAGGTACTTTACGGGGTGGAAGGCTATGTAGTAGATGACCTGACCAAGATCGCGGTTCATGCAGGAACGCAGACGCTGGATGACACGTATATTGTGTTCGACATTGAGACGACCGGTTTTAGTGCCATCCGGGATAAGATCATTGAGATCGGGGCAGTGAAAGTTGTAAACGGAGAGATCGTGGACCGGTTCAGTACGTTTGTCAATCCGCAGCGTCCGATCCCGTTTGAGATCACGAATCTGACCAGTATTACGGATGAAATGGTACTGGAAGCGGATCCGATTGAGAATGTACTTCCACAGTTCCTGGAATTTGTCGGGGATGGAGTCCTGGTTGCCCATAATGCTTCGTTCGATGTGGGATTTATTGAACAGAACTGCCGGTATCAGGAGATAGAATACAGATTTACTTATGTGGATACGGTGGCAATGGCGAGAGTTCTTTTGCCGACGCTGTCAAAATATAAGCTGAACCTGGTGGCGAAGACACTGGGGATTTCCCTGGAAAACCATCACCGTGCGGTAGATGATGCAGGGGCGACAGCGGAGATTTTTGTGAAATTTGTAGAGATGCTGAAGAAGGATCATATTACAGATCTTAAGGGCATCAACCGGTTTGGAGAGCGGAATGTGAATGCGATCCGCAAAATGGCAACGCATCATATCATCATTCTTGCGAAAAATGACATCGGAAGATACAATCTGTACCAGCTTATTTCAGAATCTCATATGACCTATTATGGAAGACGGCCGAGAATCCCGAAAAGTCTGCTCAATGAGCATCGGGAGGGGCTGGTCATCGGAAGTGCATGTGAAGCGGGTGAGCTGTATAAGGCAATCCTGGAAGAAAGGCCGGCAGAAACCATTGCGGAACTTGCGGACTTTTATGATTATTATGAGATCCAGCCGATCGGTAATAACCGGTTTATGATCGGGAGCAGCAAGGTGAAAAATGTCAATTCAGAGGAGGATCTGCAGGAGATCAACCGGAAGATCGTAGAACTGGGTGAGCAGTTCAAAAAGCCGGTCGTGGCAACGTGTGATGTGCATTTCCTTGACCCGGAAGATGAAGTCTACCGAAGGATCATCATGGCGGGAAAAGGATTTGATGATGCGGATACCCAGCCACCGCTGTTCCTGCGGACAACCGATGAGATGCTGGAAGAATTTGCCTATCTTGGATCTGCAAAGGCAAGAGAAGTGGTCATTGACAACCCGCAGAAGATCGCAAAAATGATAGAAAAGATCTCGCCGGTCAATCCGAACAAATGCCCGCCGGTCATTCAGGATTCGGATCAGGAACTGAGAGATATCTGTTACAGGAAAGCTCATGAGATGTACGGGGAAGACCTGCCGGTACAGGTTTCTTCCAGACTGGAAAAGGAATTAAATTCCATTATTTCCAACGGATATGCCGTTATGTATATCATTGCACAGAAACTGGTATGGAAGTCCAATGCGGACGGATACCTGGTTGGTTCACGTGGATCAGTAGGATCTTCGTTTGTAGCAACGATGTCAGGAATTACGGAGGTAAATCCACTCAGTCCACATTATTATTGTGAAAAATGTCATTACAGTGATTTCGATTCCGAGGAAGTACGTGCTTTTGCAGGAGGCTGTGGATATGATATGCCTGACCGTATGTGTCCGAAGTGCGGAGCGAAGCTGATCAAGGCGGGATTTGACATCCCATTCGAGACATTCCTTGGATTTAAGGGGGATAAAGAGCCGGATATCGACCTGAACTTTTCAGGAGATTATCAGGCAAAAGCTCATAAATATACAGAAGTATTGTTTGGTGAGGGACATACGTTCAAAGCCGGAACGATCGGAACACTGGCGGACAAGACTGCCTACGGATTTGTGAAAAATTATTATGAAGAGCGTGGACAGAGGAAAAGAAGATGTGAGATTGAGCGTGTGACGGAAGGGTGTACCGGAATCCGCAGAAGTACCGGGCAGCATCCGGGAGGAATCGTTGTACTTCCGCATGGTCACAGTATCAATGAGTTTACACCGGTGCAGCATCCTGCCAATGATATGGAGTGCGGGATCACTACGACCCATTTTGATTATCATTCCATTGACCATAACCTTTTAAAGCTCGATATTCTCGGACATGATGATCCGACCATGATCCGAACGCTGGAAGATTATATCACCTCGGATGCCATGCCGAATGAGTACAATGCAGAGCATCCGTTCATTGCGACAGAGATCCCCCTGGACGATAAGCGGGTGATCGAGCTGTTCCACGGAACAGAAGTACTGGGAATTAAACCGGAGGATATCGACGGATGTAAGATCGGAAGTCTGGGAATCCCGGAGTTTGGTACAGATTTCGTTATCCAGATGGTGCAGGATACCAAGCCTCAGACCCTGTCAGACCTGATCCGTATTTCCGGTCTGTCCCACGGGACAAATGTATGGCTTGGAAATGCACAGGAGCTTGTCAAATCAGGGACGGCAACGATTTCTACCGCAATCTGTACCCGTGATGATATCATGATCTACCTGATTAATCAGGGCGTGGAAAGTGCTCTCGCATTTACGATCATGGAAAGTGTGCGAAAGGGAAAAGGACTGAAACCGGAATGGGAAGAGGCGATGAAGGCACAGAATGTGCCGGACTGGTATATCTGGTCGTGCAAAAAGATCAGTTATATGTTCCCGAAAGCTCATGCCGCAGCTTATGTTATGATGGCATACCGGATTGCATACTGCAAGATCAATTATCCGCTGGCATATTATGCAGCTTACTTCAGTATCCGTGCGGACGCATTCTCTTATGAGATCATGTGTCAGGGGAGAGAGAAGCTGGATTATTATATGAAAGATTATAAGCGACGCAGTGATACCCTGACGAAAAAAGAGCAGGATACGATGAAAGATATGAAGATCGTGCAGGAGATGTATGCCCGTGGGTTTGAGTTTGTTCCGGTGGATCTTTATAAGGCGAAAGCAAAAATGTTTCAGATCGTGGACGGAAAACTGATGCCGTCCTTTGCAAGCATTGAAGGCATGGGAGATAAAGCTGCGGAGGCAGTCGAAGAGGCGGGAAAGGACGGGCCGTATCTGTCACTGGATGATTTCCGGCAGCGGACAAAAGTCAGCAAGACAGTGATCGATCTGATGTCGGAGCTGGGACTGTTTGGAAATCTGCCGAAGAGCAATCAGTTATCGTTGTTTGATTTTTAA